One genomic region from Streptomyces sp. NBC_01304 encodes:
- a CDS encoding alpha/beta hydrolase family protein yields MRLAVRRALVGLSVCGALLSSSAAVPATADPLPVRSYAYGSHARQTVTVYGTRGPALVILHGGYWAHDADWSRWARWFAGQGFRVYDADYRLNSDARWPAQRVDAVAVLKWVAARHGGRTPLLLGSSAGGQIATVAGAWGAGRDRVRGVVALSPVATPYRAWVDGARAGASQERRKLRREARRLAGCSPDDGDQGCWARWGDMAASSHASGPLDAPLFLVHSSGDFVPPAHSRDLSSAARTAGLRDVTLRVVPGAAHGAGLLEAPGVQPAVVKWLRSHA; encoded by the coding sequence ATGCGTCTCGCCGTACGTCGCGCTCTCGTCGGCCTCTCCGTCTGCGGGGCCCTGCTCTCCTCGTCCGCCGCCGTCCCGGCCACCGCGGACCCCCTGCCGGTACGCAGCTACGCGTACGGCTCCCACGCCCGCCAGACCGTGACCGTGTACGGCACGCGCGGGCCCGCCCTGGTGATCCTGCACGGCGGCTACTGGGCGCACGACGCGGACTGGAGCCGGTGGGCGCGGTGGTTCGCCGGGCAAGGCTTCCGGGTGTACGACGCCGACTACCGCCTCAACTCCGACGCGCGCTGGCCCGCCCAGCGGGTGGACGCGGTGGCCGTGCTGAAGTGGGTGGCCGCACGGCACGGCGGGCGGACGCCGCTGCTGCTCGGCTCGTCGGCCGGGGGCCAGATCGCGACCGTGGCCGGAGCGTGGGGGGCCGGGCGGGACCGGGTGCGCGGGGTGGTCGCGCTGTCGCCGGTGGCCACGCCTTATCGGGCGTGGGTCGACGGGGCGCGCGCCGGGGCTTCGCAGGAGCGGCGGAAGTTGCGGCGGGAGGCCCGGCGGCTCGCGGGGTGTTCGCCCGACGACGGGGATCAGGGCTGCTGGGCCCGGTGGGGCGACATGGCGGCGTCCTCGCACGCGTCGGGGCCCCTGGATGCTCCGCTGTTCCTGGTGCACTCCTCGGGGGACTTCGTGCCCCCGGCGCATTCCCGGGACCTTTCCAGTGCGGCGCGCACGGCCGGGCTGCGGGACGTCACGCTGCGCGTGGTGCCGGGGGCTGCGCATGGGGCGGGGCTGTTGGAGGCTCCGGGTGTTCAGCCGGCCGTTGTGAAGTGGTTGCGGTCACACGCTTGA
- a CDS encoding peptide MFS transporter yields MASSLTKQPSASGEKTFFGHPRGLATLFMTEMWERFSYYGMRALLVLYLVSGGADAATGSQGGGLAYTAAAATAIYSVYVAMVYLMALPGGWFGDRVWGARKTVAIASMVIVAGHVCLAVPSQAMFFVGLALVAVGSGLLKANISTMVGQLYSDPKDPRRDGGFTIFYMGINLGAFAAPFAIGILGEKVNWHLGFGLAAVGMALGALQFMLGTRHLAEESSKVPNPLNSAEKRGIITKALAAVAVIAAFYLVVAFTDVYTLTLNWALLPITIAGLLIPIAVLVKIKRDKDLNAEEQTKMTAFIWFFVAAAIFWMIYDQGASTLSLFGDTSTERSIFGWEMPTTLFQSLNPGFIMLIAPVFAAMWIALARRGKEPSTIVKFSIALVGAGISFFVFLIPMGMAGDGKVTMWWLVLIFLIHTFAELCLSPVGLSLTTKMAPAKYASQMMGVFFLAVTAGDSVTGMLSIAGVDLNSQGIVALEATAAVVAGFAVYMARNKVRSLMGDVR; encoded by the coding sequence ATGGCGTCCAGCCTGACGAAGCAGCCTTCCGCCAGCGGCGAGAAGACCTTCTTCGGCCACCCCCGCGGCCTGGCCACACTGTTCATGACCGAGATGTGGGAGCGTTTCTCCTACTACGGCATGCGCGCTCTGCTCGTGCTCTACCTGGTCTCCGGCGGCGCCGACGCGGCCACCGGCAGCCAGGGCGGCGGGCTCGCGTACACCGCGGCGGCCGCCACGGCGATCTACTCCGTCTACGTGGCCATGGTCTACCTCATGGCCCTGCCCGGCGGCTGGTTCGGCGACCGTGTCTGGGGCGCCCGCAAGACCGTCGCCATCGCGAGCATGGTGATCGTCGCCGGTCACGTGTGCCTGGCGGTGCCCAGTCAGGCGATGTTCTTCGTCGGTCTGGCCCTCGTGGCGGTCGGCTCGGGTCTGCTGAAGGCCAACATCTCCACGATGGTCGGCCAGCTCTACAGCGACCCGAAGGACCCCCGTCGCGACGGCGGCTTCACGATCTTCTACATGGGCATCAACCTCGGTGCCTTCGCCGCCCCGTTCGCCATCGGCATCCTCGGCGAGAAGGTCAACTGGCACCTCGGCTTCGGTCTGGCCGCGGTCGGCATGGCCCTCGGCGCGCTGCAGTTCATGCTCGGCACCCGCCACCTCGCCGAGGAGAGCAGCAAGGTTCCGAACCCGCTGAACTCCGCGGAGAAGCGCGGCATCATCACCAAGGCGCTCGCCGCCGTCGCCGTGATCGCCGCGTTCTACCTCGTCGTGGCCTTCACCGACGTCTACACGCTCACCCTGAACTGGGCGCTGCTGCCGATCACGATCGCCGGTCTGCTGATCCCGATCGCGGTGCTCGTCAAGATCAAGCGCGACAAGGACCTCAACGCCGAAGAGCAGACCAAGATGACCGCGTTCATCTGGTTCTTCGTGGCCGCCGCGATCTTCTGGATGATCTACGACCAGGGCGCGTCGACGCTGTCGCTCTTCGGTGACACCAGCACCGAGCGCTCCATCTTCGGCTGGGAAATGCCGACCACGCTGTTCCAGTCGCTGAACCCGGGCTTCATCATGCTGATCGCCCCGGTCTTCGCCGCGATGTGGATCGCCCTTGCCCGTCGTGGCAAGGAGCCCAGCACGATCGTGAAGTTCTCCATCGCCCTGGTGGGCGCGGGCATCTCGTTCTTCGTGTTCCTCATCCCGATGGGCATGGCGGGCGACGGCAAGGTCACCATGTGGTGGCTGGTGCTGATCTTCCTGATCCACACCTTCGCCGAGCTCTGCCTCTCCCCCGTGGGTCTGTCCCTGACCACGAAGATGGCGCCCGCGAAGTACGCCTCGCAGATGATGGGTGTCTTCTTCCTCGCCGTCACCGCCGGTGACAGCGTGACCGGCATGCTCTCCATCGCCGGTGTCGACCTGAACAGCCAGGGCATCGTCGCCCTGGAGGCCACGGCCGCCGTGGTCGCCGGCTTCGCGGTCTACATGGCCCGCAACAAGGTCCGGTCGCTCATGGGCGACGTGCGCTGA
- a CDS encoding response regulator transcription factor has product MTRVLLAEDDASISEPLARALRREGYEVEVREDGPTALDAGLQGGVDLVVLDLGLPGMDGLEVARRLRAEGHAIPILILTARADEVDTVVGLDAGADDYVTKPFRLAELLARVRALLRRGATEPAQPPATHGVRIDVESHRAWMGEEELQLTAKEFDLLRVLVRDAGRVVTRDQLMREVWDTTWWSSTKTLDMHISWLRKKLGDDAANPRYIATVRGVGFRFEKS; this is encoded by the coding sequence ATGACCCGTGTACTGCTCGCCGAGGATGACGCGTCCATTTCGGAGCCCCTGGCCCGCGCCCTGCGCCGAGAGGGTTACGAGGTCGAGGTGCGCGAGGACGGACCGACCGCGCTCGACGCCGGCCTTCAGGGCGGCGTCGACCTGGTGGTGCTCGACCTCGGCCTGCCCGGCATGGACGGCCTGGAGGTGGCCCGACGGCTGCGCGCCGAGGGGCACGCCATCCCGATCCTGATCCTCACCGCCCGCGCGGACGAGGTGGACACGGTGGTCGGACTCGACGCCGGCGCCGACGACTACGTGACGAAGCCCTTCCGCCTGGCCGAGCTCCTCGCCCGGGTCCGGGCCCTGCTCCGGCGCGGCGCCACCGAGCCCGCGCAGCCGCCGGCCACGCACGGCGTGCGGATCGACGTGGAGTCGCACCGCGCGTGGATGGGCGAGGAGGAACTCCAGCTCACGGCAAAGGAGTTCGACCTGCTGCGCGTCCTGGTGCGGGACGCGGGCCGGGTCGTCACCCGCGACCAGCTGATGCGTGAGGTCTGGGACACCACGTGGTGGTCGTCGACGAAGACGCTGGACATGCACATCTCGTGGCTGCGCAAGAAGCTGGGCGACGACGCGGCGAATCCGCGCTACATCGCGACCGTGCGGGGTGTGGGCTTCCGTTTTGAGAAGAGCTAG
- a CDS encoding ATP-binding protein — protein sequence MRRRLINSTLAVVLVVIAVFGVSLVIVETRTITSSAQERVDSEAVRLVSIVDSRLLGDDKITPGILRDQVGTNRYALIKIPDRAAIEVGEKPSGDVIAAVEHGEQGETVTVQEPRSTVTREVGRTLLMIGAVAALAVLAAVLLAVRQANRLASPLTDLAETAERLGSGDPRPRHKRYGVPELDRVADVLDSSADRIGRMLTAERRLAADASHQLRTPLTALSMRLEEITLTDDPDTVKEEATIALTQVERLTDVVERLLTNSRDPRTGSAVSFDLDEVVKQQLAEWRPAYRSAGRAIVSSGKQHLKAVGTPGAVAQVLAALIENSLMHGGGTVALRTRVTGNQVVIEVTDEGPGVPSDLGARIFERTISGRNSTGIGLAVARDLAEADGGRLEMLQTQPPVFGLFLSRTSLKAPGNHDLVVEPPPTVR from the coding sequence GTGCGTCGCCGTCTCATCAACTCAACCCTCGCCGTCGTACTCGTGGTGATCGCGGTCTTCGGCGTAAGCCTGGTGATCGTCGAAACCCGCACCATCACCAGCAGCGCCCAGGAGCGCGTGGACTCCGAGGCCGTACGTCTCGTGTCCATCGTCGACAGCAGGCTGCTCGGCGACGACAAGATCACGCCGGGCATCCTGCGCGACCAGGTCGGCACCAACCGCTACGCGCTGATCAAGATCCCCGACCGCGCGGCCATCGAGGTCGGCGAGAAGCCCTCCGGCGATGTCATCGCGGCCGTCGAGCACGGCGAGCAGGGCGAGACGGTCACCGTGCAGGAGCCCCGCTCCACCGTGACCCGCGAGGTCGGCCGCACCCTGCTCATGATCGGCGCCGTCGCGGCCCTCGCCGTGCTCGCCGCCGTCCTGCTCGCCGTCCGCCAGGCCAACCGCCTCGCCTCGCCGCTCACCGACCTCGCCGAGACCGCGGAGCGCCTCGGCTCGGGCGACCCGAGGCCGCGGCACAAGCGGTACGGGGTGCCCGAGCTCGACCGGGTCGCCGACGTCCTCGACTCCAGCGCCGACCGGATCGGGCGCATGCTCACGGCGGAGCGGCGCCTCGCGGCCGACGCCTCGCACCAGCTGCGTACACCGCTCACCGCGCTGTCCATGCGCCTTGAGGAGATCACGCTCACCGACGACCCGGACACGGTGAAGGAGGAGGCGACGATCGCGCTCACGCAGGTCGAGCGGCTCACCGACGTGGTGGAGCGGCTGCTCACCAACTCCCGCGACCCGCGCACCGGCTCCGCCGTCTCCTTCGATCTGGACGAGGTGGTCAAGCAGCAGCTCGCGGAGTGGCGCCCCGCCTACCGCAGCGCGGGCCGCGCCATCGTCAGCTCGGGAAAGCAGCACCTGAAGGCCGTGGGCACCCCGGGCGCGGTCGCCCAGGTCCTGGCCGCGCTGATCGAGAACTCCCTGATGCACGGCGGCGGCACGGTCGCCCTGCGCACCCGCGTCACCGGCAACCAGGTCGTGATCGAGGTCACCGACGAGGGCCCGGGCGTCCCGTCCGACCTCGGCGCGCGGATCTTCGAGCGGACCATCAGCGGCCGCAACTCCACCGGCATCGGCCTCGCCGTGGCCCGCGACCTGGCGGAGGCCGACGGCGGCCGCCTGGAGATGCTGCAGACCCAGCCGCCGGTGTTCGGGCTCTTCCTGTCGCGTACGTCACTGAAGGCGCCCGGCAACCACGACCTGGTCGTGGAGCCGCCGCCGACCGTGCGCTGA
- a CDS encoding GtrA family protein, whose protein sequence is MSERGALRMQLDQLMREIAKFGVVGGIGTLVNFAVFNLLRHTTDIPMVRASIAATVVAICCNYVGFRYFTYRDRDKSGRGKEMSLFLFFSVIGLIIENGLLYVTTYGFGWDSPLASNVFKFAGMAIATLFRFWSYRTWVFKALPAEAPAEAAADRPVPAAESFLASEAPSAEAPSAESSSARADRAA, encoded by the coding sequence ATGAGTGAGCGTGGCGCACTGCGCATGCAACTGGACCAGCTCATGCGCGAGATCGCCAAGTTCGGTGTGGTGGGCGGCATCGGCACCCTGGTGAACTTCGCCGTCTTCAACCTGCTGCGGCACACCACCGACATCCCGATGGTGCGCGCCTCCATCGCGGCCACGGTCGTCGCCATCTGCTGCAACTACGTGGGGTTCCGCTACTTCACCTACCGCGACCGCGACAAGAGCGGCCGCGGCAAGGAGATGTCGCTCTTCCTGTTCTTCTCGGTGATCGGGCTGATCATCGAGAACGGCCTGCTGTACGTGACCACGTACGGGTTCGGCTGGGACTCCCCGCTGGCCAGCAACGTCTTCAAGTTCGCCGGCATGGCGATCGCGACGCTCTTCCGCTTCTGGTCGTACCGGACCTGGGTGTTCAAGGCGCTGCCCGCCGAGGCTCCGGCGGAAGCTGCCGCCGACCGTCCGGTCCCGGCTGCTGAATCGTTCCTCGCGTCCGAGGCGCCTTCGGCCGAGGCACCTTCGGCCGAGTCCTCTTCCGCCCGGGCCGACCGCGCGGCCTGA
- a CDS encoding 5-(carboxyamino)imidazole ribonucleotide synthase, with the protein MTFPVVGMVGGGQLARMTHEAGIPLGIQFKLLSDTPQDSAAQVVSDVVVGDYRDLDTLREFARGCDVITFDHEHVPTEHLRALEADGIPVRPGPDALVHAQDKGVMRAKLDALGAPCPRHRLVSDPADAAAFAAEGATDGGDGFPVILKTVRGGYDGKGVWFVRSLADAAEPFKAGVPVLAEEKVDFVRELAANVVRSPHGQAVAYPVVESRQVDGVCDTVIAPAPGLSHELAVRAQELALRIAKELDVVGHLAVELFETPDGQILVNELAMRPHNSGHWTQDGAVTSQFANHVRAVLDLPLGDPRPRAKWTVMANVLGGDYPDMYQAYLHCMARDPQLKIHMYGKDVKPGRKVGHVNTYGDDLDDVLERAQHAAGYLRGTITE; encoded by the coding sequence GTGACGTTCCCGGTAGTCGGCATGGTCGGCGGGGGGCAGCTCGCTCGTATGACACACGAGGCGGGCATCCCGCTCGGCATCCAGTTCAAGCTCCTCAGTGACACTCCTCAGGATTCCGCGGCCCAGGTGGTCAGCGATGTCGTCGTCGGCGACTATCGCGACCTGGACACGCTGCGTGAGTTCGCTCGTGGCTGTGACGTGATCACCTTCGATCACGAGCACGTGCCCACCGAGCATCTGCGCGCCCTGGAGGCGGACGGCATCCCCGTCCGCCCCGGCCCCGACGCCCTGGTGCACGCCCAGGACAAGGGTGTGATGCGCGCGAAGCTCGACGCACTCGGCGCTCCGTGTCCGCGCCATCGCCTCGTGTCCGATCCCGCGGATGCGGCCGCCTTCGCAGCCGAGGGCGCGACGGACGGGGGTGACGGTTTCCCGGTCATCCTCAAGACGGTCCGCGGCGGTTACGACGGCAAGGGCGTCTGGTTCGTACGCTCCCTCGCCGACGCCGCCGAGCCCTTCAAGGCCGGCGTCCCCGTGCTTGCCGAGGAGAAGGTCGATTTCGTACGGGAGTTGGCGGCCAACGTCGTACGCTCCCCGCACGGCCAGGCCGTGGCCTACCCGGTGGTGGAGTCCCGCCAGGTCGACGGCGTCTGCGACACGGTGATCGCCCCGGCCCCCGGCCTCTCGCACGAGCTGGCCGTACGCGCCCAGGAACTGGCCCTGCGCATCGCCAAGGAACTCGACGTCGTCGGCCACCTCGCGGTCGAACTCTTCGAGACGCCGGACGGCCAGATCCTCGTCAACGAGCTGGCCATGCGCCCGCACAACTCCGGCCACTGGACCCAGGACGGCGCGGTCACCTCGCAGTTCGCCAACCACGTCCGCGCGGTCCTCGACCTCCCGCTGGGCGACCCCCGCCCGCGCGCGAAGTGGACCGTGATGGCGAACGTCCTCGGCGGCGACTACCCGGACATGTACCAGGCGTATCTGCACTGCATGGCCCGCGACCCCCAGCTGAAGATCCACATGTACGGCAAGGACGTGAAGCCCGGCCGCAAGGTCGGCCACGTGAACACCTACGGCGACGACCTGGACGACGTACTCGAACGTGCCCAGCACGCGGCCGGCTACCTCCGAGGAACGATCACCGAATGA